The following are encoded together in the Salvia hispanica cultivar TCC Black 2014 chromosome 6, UniMelb_Shisp_WGS_1.0, whole genome shotgun sequence genome:
- the LOC125194755 gene encoding ferruginol synthase-like: MALSLLIAVIVSILAWSHFRHRSRNLPPGPYPFPIIGNILQLGQNPHKSLADLSKTYGPVMSLKLGSINTVVISSPDSARLVLQEHDQAFSGRTIPAASEVHGFDKISLGLIPVGERWRKLRKLCREQMFSTRRLDADAGVRREKVERLVDYLRECSARGRAVDLGQAVFVTSFNLLSATIFSVDLIEFESGATQQLKETVEGVLMTFGSPNVADFFPFLKWLDPQRIKKRSEFYIARLLGVLGGIIEERFESRYMERKNDLFAVIFDLMEGSDEYDFNIKDIQHLFLDLFLGGSDTTQSTVEWAMTEPLVNPEKMSNAKNELKSVIGEKNQVDESHISRLPYLQALIKETLRLHPPAPLLVPRKVDREVKIGDYIIPQHSKIFVNAWAIGRVSSIWPNPSLFEPERFLNNNMGFKGQDFEFIPFGSGRRMCPGLPLADRMLSLLLGSILHNFEWEMEGGATYDTTEEFGLTLHKAVPLKAIPLCCS; this comes from the exons ATGGCCCTCTCACTCTTGATCGCGGTAATTGTATCGATTTTGGCATGGTCTCATTTCCGCCACCGCAGCCGGAACCTTCCACCGGGGCCATACCCGTTCCCGATCATCGGAAACATCCTCCAGCTAGGGCAGAACCCCCACAAGTCTCTCGCCGACCTCTCCAAAACCTACGGCCCTGTGATGTCTCTCAAGCTCGGTAGCATCAACACCGTCGTCATATCGTCGCCAGATTCCGCTAGACTGGTGCTGCAAGAGCACGACCAAGCCTTCTCCGGCCGCACCATCCCAGCGGCATCCGAAGTGCACGGCTTCGACAAGATTTCACTCGGACTCATACCGGTTGGAGAGAGGTGGAGAAAACTAAGGAAACTGTGCAGAGAGCAGATGTTCTCGACGCGGCGCCTCGACGCCGACGCGGGAGTCCGGCGCGAGAAGGTAGAGAGGCTGGTGGATTACTTGCGCGAGTGCAGCGCGAGGGGGCGAGCCGTTGACTTGGGTCAGGCGGTGTTTGTGACGTCGTTTAATCTTCTGAGCGCGACTATTTTCTCAGTGGATTTGATTGAGTTTGAATCCGGCGCGACGCAGCAGCTAAAGGAGACGGTCGAGGGCGTGTTGATGACTTTCGGGTCTCCTAATGTGGCCGACTTTTTCCCGTTTCTCAAGTGGTTGGATCCGCAGAGGATCAAGAAGAGGTCGGAGTTTTACATTGCAAGATTGCTTGGTGTTTTGGGAGGGATAATTGAAGAGAGGTTTGAATCAAGATATATGGAGAGGAAGAATGATTTGTTTGCTGTGATTTTCGATCTCATGGAGGGATCTGATGAGTATGACTTTAACATCAAGGACATTCAACATCTGTTTTTG GACTTATTTCTTGGAGGATCAGACACTACTCAAAGCACAGTGGAATGGGCAATGACAGAACCGCTAGTTAATCCGGAGAAGATGAGTAATGCAAAGAATGAGCTGAAAAGTGTGATTGGAGAGAAGAACCAAGTTGATGAATCACACATATCAAGACTCCCATACTTGCAAGCACTGATCAAAGAGACATTACGGCTCCACCCTCCCGCTCCGTTACTGGTTCCTCGAAAGGTGGATCGTGAGGTCAAGATTGGGGATTACATAATTCCCCAACATTCCAAGATATTCGTCAACGCTTGGGCTATAGGCAGAGTTTCGAGCATCTGGCCCAACCCTAGTTTGTTTGAACCTGAAAGATTCTTAAATAACAATATGGGGTTCAAGGGCCAAGATTTCGAGTTTATTCCATTTGGGTCGGGGAGAAGAATGTGCCCAGGTTTGCCTTTGGCTGATAGAATGTTGTCTCTGCTGTTGGGCTCTATACTTCACAATTTTGAATGGGAAATGGAAGGAGGGGCGACATATGACACCACGGAGGAGTTCGGATTGACATTGCACAAGGCAGTTCCTCTCAAGGCCATTCCACTCTGTTGTTCCTGA
- the LOC125193616 gene encoding ferruginol synthase-like, whose protein sequence is MDLTIVIAIIVSFLAWSHFRRRRQNLPPGPYPFPIIGNILQLGRNPHRSLADLSKTHGPLMSLKLGNSLTVVASSPEIAKLLLQEHDQAFSGRTIPAAAEAHDHHKHSMALIPAGERWRKARKLCRERMFSTRQLDAGAGLRAEKVRKLLDYTRGCSARGQAVDVGEAAFVTASNLLTATLFSVDLIEFESDATQQMKEAIEGVTKILGAPNVADFFPIVKRWDPQGIKKRSEVCFGKVLGVLGGIVKERLEWRCMQLERKNDLLDALVDLMEGTEYDLSFKDIQHILLDLYLGGSDSTQCTVEWAMTELLSNPTKMSNAKNELRRVIGEKKQVEESDISRLPYLQALIKETLRLHPPGPLLVPRRADHEVEIIGYNIPENAQIFVNVWAIGRDSSVWANPSSFEPERFLDSNIGFKGHDFELIPFGSGRRMCPGLALADRMLHLMLGSLLHSFDWKVEGVVDTTEEFGMALHKAVPLKAIPVHC, encoded by the exons ATGGATCTCACAATCGTGATTGCAATAATTGTATCGTTTTTGGCATGGTCCCATTTCCGCCGGCGCCGGCAGAACCTTCCGCCGGGGCCATACCCATTTCCGATCATCGGAAACATCCTCCAGCTCGGCCGGAACCCCCACAGGTCCCTCGCCGACCTCTCCAAAACCCACGGCCCTCTGATGTCTCTCAAGCTCGGAAACTCACTCACCGTCGTCGCCTCGTCGCCGGAAATCGCCAAACTACTCCTGCAGGAGCACGACCAAGCCTTCTCCGGCCGCACCATCCccgcggcggcggaggcgcaCGACCACCACAAGCACTCGATGGCGCTGATACCGGCGGGGGAGAGGTGGAGGAAGGCGCGCAAGCTCTGCAGGGAGCGGATGTTCTCGACTCGGCAGCTGGACGCCGGCGCGGGGCTCCGGGCGGAGAAGGTGCGGAAGCTGCTGGACTACACGCGCGGGTGCAGCGCGCGTGGGCAGGCCGTTGACGTCGGGGAGGCGGCGTTCGTGACGGCATCGAATCTGCTGACTGCGACGCTCTTCTCCGTTGACCTTATCGAGTTTGAATCGGACGCGACGCAGCAGATGAAGGAGGCGATTGAGGGGGTGACGAAGATTTTGGGGGCTCCGAATGTGGCCGACTTTTTTCCGATTGTGAAGCGGTGGGACCCGCAGGGGATCAAGAAGCGGTCGGAGGTTTGCTTTGGGAAAGTGCTTGGTGTTTTGGGAGGGATAGTTAAGGAGAGATTGGAATGGAGATGTATGCAATTGGAGAGGAAGAATGATTTGCTTGATGCGCTTGTTGATCTCATGGAGGGGACTGAGTATGACTTGAGCTTCAAGGACATTCAACATATACTTCTG GACTTATACCTTGGAGGGTCAGATTCAACTCAATGTACAGTGGAATGGGCAATGACAGAATTACTATCGAATCCCACGAAGATGAGTAATGCCAAGAATGAGCTGAGAAGAGTGATAGGAGAAAAGAAGCAAGTGGAAGAATCGGACATATCAAGACTCCCATACCTGCAAGCACTGATCAAAGAGACCTTACGGCTCCACCCGCCAGGTCCGCTTTTGGTCCCTCGGCGGGCGGATCATGAAGTCGAGATCATCGGTTACAATATCCCAGAGAATGCTCAAATATTCGTCAATGTTTGGGCTATAGGTAGGGACTCGAGTGTTTGGGCCAATCCTAGTTCGTTTGAGCCGGAGAGATTCTTGGACAGCAATATAGGGTTCAAGGGCCATGATTTTGAGCTTATTCCATTCGGATCGGGGAGAAGAATGTGCCCGGGTTTGGCGTTGGCCGATAGAATGTTGCATCTTATGTTGGGGTCATTGCTTCATAGTTTCGATTGGAAAGTGGAAGGAGTGGTTGACACAACGGAGGAGTTTGGAATGGCATTGCATAAGGCAGTCCCCCTCAAGGCTATTCCAGTTCACTGTTAA
- the LOC125197040 gene encoding beta-galactosidase 10-like isoform X2: MAKTTPQKIALHSNRAACYLKLHDFNKYYFGGRYDLVKFCKIVQEAGLYLSLRIGPFVAAEWNFGGVPVWLHYVPGTVFRTDNEPFKEFQYTWC, from the exons ATGGCCAAGACCACGCCGCAGAAGATTGCGCTTCACAGCAACCGCGCCGCTTGTTATCTCAAGCTCCACGACTTTAACAAG TACTACTTTGGGGGAAGGTATGATCTGGTGAAATTTTGTAAGATAGTCCAGGAAGCTGGCTTGTATTTGAGTCTTCGGATAGGTCCATTCGTCGCAGCTGAATGGAACTTCGG TGGTGTACCTGTTTGGCTGCACTATGTGCCGGGGACTGTCTTTCGCACTGACAATGAGCCTTTCAAG GAATTCCAATATACATGGTGCTAA
- the LOC125197040 gene encoding beta-galactosidase 10-like isoform X1 has translation MAKTTPQKIALHSNRAACYLKLHDFNKYYFGGRYDLVKFCKIVQEAGLYLSLRIGPFVAAEWNFGGVPVWLHYVPGTVFRTDNEPFKSFKASEYVVSNKKSQHIPLLNLTKISHLRPGAMTPRI, from the exons ATGGCCAAGACCACGCCGCAGAAGATTGCGCTTCACAGCAACCGCGCCGCTTGTTATCTCAAGCTCCACGACTTTAACAAG TACTACTTTGGGGGAAGGTATGATCTGGTGAAATTTTGTAAGATAGTCCAGGAAGCTGGCTTGTATTTGAGTCTTCGGATAGGTCCATTCGTCGCAGCTGAATGGAACTTCGG TGGTGTACCTGTTTGGCTGCACTATGTGCCGGGGACTGTCTTTCGCACTGACAATGAGCCTTTCAAG AGCTTCAAAGCATCAGAATATGTCGTgtcaaacaaaaaatctcaacatATTCCACTCCTGAATCTCACCAAAATATCCCATTTGCGACCGGGAGCAATGACACCACGCATCTGA